CTACTACGTGGTCGACAAGCGCGGTTACGTGTTCGGCGTCGAGCCCGACGGGACGGTCCGCAGTGAGGTCGTCCTCGACCTGCACACGGAGGTCGTCTCGAGCGGCGACCGGGGGCTTCTCGGGATCGCGCTCCATCCCGACTTCCCGGAGCGGCCCGACGTCTACCTCTACTACACGGCGTACGACCGGACGACGCTCGATCGCGAGACGCCGTTCGGGGTCGGGCGCGTGACGCGCTACACGATGGCGGGGCCGGGACTCTGGCAGGCCGACTCCGCGAGTCGGACGATCCTCCTCGGTGAGAGCTACGACGACGGGGTCCCGGTCTGCCTCCCGTTCCACGCGGGCGGGACGATTCTCTTCGCGCCCGACCGCTCGCTCGTCCTCAGCTTCGGCGACGCGGGCCACGCCGCCTATGCCGACGTCGGCGGCAACGAGCCCGACTGCTTCGCCGAGGGCCGGGCGGACCCGGCCGTCGACGTCGGGGCCTTCCGGTCCCAGATGCTCTCGAGCCCGAACGGGAAGATCGTCCGGATCGACCCCGAGACCGGCCTCGGCCTGCCCGACAACCCGTTCTACACGGGCGACCCGGCAGACTGGGCCTCGCGGGTGTGGGCGCTCGGGCTCCGCAACCCGTTCCGGTTCGCCATCGACCCCGAGGCGGACGGCCTCCGCCTGGTCATCGGCGACGTGGGGTGGGGGACGTGGGAGGAAGTCGACGTTTCGGAGGGGGGCGAGAACTACGGGTGGCCGTGCTACGAAGGGGCGGCCCTGGTCCCTGCCTTCGCCGCCACCGCGCCCGCCGGCTTCGACTGCGAGGGGCCGTGGACGGGCGCGTTCACGCTCCCGGCGGCCGTCTGGAACCACTACTACCCAGAGCGCTCGGCGCCCCCCGGCGTCACGGCCAACTCCATCACGGGCGGCGCGTTCTACACCGGGGCGGCCTACCCAGAGGCGTACCGCGGCGCCTTCGTCTTCGCCGACTTCGCCATCGGCTGGCTGTCGGCAGGCCGGTTCGCCGAGGGCCAGCTCGAGGGGGCCGAGCGGATCATCGAGGGCGCGGCGGGGATCGTCGACGTCGAAATGGATCCGGCCCAGGACGCGCTGGTCCTCGCCGACCTCTACAACGGCCGGCTCCTGCACCTCCGCCACGCCGGCGGCGGCCCGACGGCCCCGGTCGCCCGCGCGACGGCCGACGCCCGGACGGGCGCGGCGCCCTTCGCCGTCCAGTTCCGCGGCGCCGACTCGCTCGATCCGGAGGGCGGGGCGCTGAGCTATGGCTGGAGCTTCGGCGATGGCGCTGTCTCGAGCGACCCCGACCCCGTGCACGTCTACGAGGAGCCCGGTGCCTACGTGGCCACGCTGACCGTGACGTCCGAGGCGGGCCGCGAGTCGCAGGCCACAGTGCCGGTCCGTGTGGGCCGCGCGGCGCCGACGCTCACGGTCGTCGAGCCCTCCGCGCGCGTCGTGTACGGCAACGAGCTCGTCCCGCTGCACGCCGAGGTGACGGACCCCTATGAGCCCGCCGAGGCGCTCGAGGTCGAGTGGGAGGTCCGGCTGGTCCACAACGTCCACGAGCACCCAGGCTTCTTCCGGGCCGAGGGCGCACGGGCCTCGTTCGTCGCGCTCCCGCACGGGGAAGATGGGGAGGTCGCGTTCTATGAGGCGACGGCCCGCGTGACCGATGGCGAGGGGATTCGGGTGTCGACGTCGGTCGCGCTTCTGCTGGCGGCGCCCGGGGCCGTCCTCGCTGCGACCACGCCGATCTGGACCGACGGGGTCGCCCGGTTTGGCCGGCGGCTCCGCGTGCGGAGCGTTCTCCTCCCCGGCCTCGACGCCATCCCGGAGGGAGTCACGGTCGAGGTCTTGATCGACGGCGTGTGGCAGCCGGTCGTCTACCCCCGCGTGCTCATGGAGCCGGGCGGCGTCCGCGTCGTGTTCGTGGCCGTCGAGGCCGACGGGCTCCGGGTGACGAACGGCCTCGTCGAGCCGCAGGTCCGCGTGGACCTCGGGACCACCGCCGGCTCCCCCGAAGGCACGGTCGCGGGCCGGATCGGCGACGGCCCCGAGTTCGACCCCGCGACGTCGAGAGACGGCGCGCTCGTGCTCTATGGACCGGCCTCGCTCGGCGACGTCGACGCGGCCCCGTTCGTCTACGGCCCGCTGGCGGAGGGCGGCGCCGTCTCGGCCACGGTCGACGGCACCATCGACGCGACGGCGGGCGTGATGGTCCGCACGTCGCTCGACCCCGCCGCGCCGGCCGCCGCGCTCCTCGTGGCCCCCGACGGTCAGGTCACGCTCCGCGTGCGCACCGAGGCCGGCATTCGCCTCGACTCCCTCGGCAGGGCGGAGCTCCCGACGCGGCTGCAGCTCTACGCCGGGCCGGTCGGCCTTCAGGCCGCCGTCGCGAAGGAGGACGCGTGGACGGTGCGGGCCACGGTCGCCGGGTGGCCCCGGACGGGCCAGCTCGCCGGCCTCGTGCTCGGGTCGGGCGGGTTCGCCTGGACGCGCGACCTCCGCCTCGACACCGAAGACGAAGTCCGCGGGATGACGCCGCCGGGGACGCTCGGCATCGCCTCCATCGCTCCGAACCCGACCTCGGGTACGACCACCGTCGTCGTCGAGACGGGGCGCGAGGGGCGCCACACGGTAGACGTGTTCGACGTGCTCGGCCGCCTCGTCTCCACGCGCGAGCTCACGGCCGACCGGCCGGGGCTGCTTCCCGTCCGGCTGGACCTCTCGGGCCAGGGGCCGGGCGTGTATGCCGTGCGCGTCCGGCACCCGGACAGCGGGACCGCCGTCACGCAGACGCTGACGGTGGCCCGCTAGCCCAGTCCACCGGAAACCGGTCCGCCGGAGGGGCTTCGAAGGGGCATGCCCCCCGGTGCCCTCTCGCCGTTCGACGCCGCCGTGGCTCGCTGGGTCGGCCTTGGGCCGGCCCCGCGCGCGGCGTTGCGCTCCGCGTTGCGCTCCGCGTTCGAGCGGCGCAGCGCCGTATCACCTGGCCAGCTACCTGGGCGTGACCGACGTCCACCTCTCAAGGATCCGCCGCCGGGCCGCCGTTTCTGAATCAAGGTTCAGGCGCGAGCGCCGGCCTCCTCCCGACCCTCGGGTCTCACTCACGACCCCTCCCATGCAGATCGCCTTTCTCGGCCTCGGCGCCATGGGCGCCCGGATGGCCGCCCACCTCCTCGACGACCACGACCTCACCGTCTGGAACCGATCCGACGGCCCGGCCGACGCCTTCCGCGAGCGCGCCGCCGTCGCCGCGACGCCCCGCGAGGCGGCCGAGGCGGCCGACCTCGTGATCGCGATGGTCACTGACGACCGGGCGAGCCGCGACGTCTGGACCGGCCCCGACGGGGCGCTCGCCGGAATGAAGAGCGGCGCCGTGGCGGCCGAGATGAGCACGGTGTCGCCGGGCTGGGTCCGCGAGTGGGCCGGCCTCGTGACCGAGGCGGGCGGGCGGCCGCTCGACGCGCCGGTCTCGGGGTCCCGCCCGCAGGCCGAGGGCGCCACGCTCGTCGTCCTCGTCGGCGGCGCCGCCGACGCGCTGGAGACGGCGCGGCCGGCGTTCGAGGCGATGGGCAAGAGCGTCCAGCACGTCGGGGGGACCGGGACCGGCGCGCTCGTCAAGCTGGCCGTCAACGCACTGATGGGCGTCGGCGTGGCGGCGGCGGCCGAGCTGCTCGCCGTCCTCCGGCGCTCGGGGGTCGACGAGGCCACCGCCGCCGAGGTCCTCGGCGCGACGCCCGCCGCCGCGCCCGTCGTGGCGACGGCGATGCGGCTGATGGCGGACGGCCGGCACGACCCGCTCTTCCCGGTCGACCTCCTCGACAAGGACCTCCGCTACGCGCTCCACGTCGCCGCCGAGGCCGAGTCGGCTGCCCCGCTGGTATCGGCCGCGCGCGCCCAGTTCGAGCGGGCCGCCGAGGCCGGTCTCGGCGGGAAGAACATGACGGCCGTCGCGATGCTCTACGACGACTGACCCCGCCTCGGCGCCGAGGCGGACGGGGCTACTGCTCGGGCGGGTACGGCACGCCGATCCGCCGTGCGTACTCGCGGATCGGGTCGAGCCCGACCGCCGCGCGCCGCGCGTCCACTGCGGCCGGGTCTTCGATCGGGTAGAACGCCCGCTGGCCGGTGTCGGGGTCGGTCCGCTGCTCGGAGCCGTAGCGCTGCGGGAGGCCCTGGCGCACGAGGATCCGGTCGGTGAGGTAGGCCAGCCAGACGGGCTCGGCCTCGCCGGCCTCGACGGCGTCGGCGATCGTGGGTTCGTAGCGCAACTGGACGTCGAGCGGCGCGTGCTGGACGACGAGCCACGCGGCCCCGGCCGCCCACGTCCCGACCTCGCTCGCGAGCGGCCACCCGCGCTCGTCGACGAGCGCCTCCAGCCGGATCAGATTGACGGAGTCGGCCGCCTGGACCTCGCGGGCGAGCGGGCGGTAGAGCGAGTCGGGCGGCGCGCGGTCGTACCGCTCCAGGAGATCGACGAGGCGGGTCCGGGGGGCCTGGTCGGCCTCGCGGAGGTCGAGGAGCGCGGCCCGGTAGGCGGCGGCCTCGGGCGTCGCCGGGGCGAAGGCCGACGAGCCCCCGCACGCGGCGAGCCCGAGCGAGAGGGTGAGGAGGACGAACGGGCGCATCGGCGGACGGGGTGGACCCGTCAAAGGTCGCGCGTGCCGCCTCTCCGGTCACGCGCCTACCCCGTAGAGGCGCTGGACCTTCTCCCGTGCGTAGGTCAGCCACGGCCCGGCGTCGAGGTCGCTTCCGGTCGCGTCACGGAGGATCTGCCCGGCGGTCTTCGCGCGGCCCCAGCGGTGGACGTGCTCGCGGAGCCACCCGAGGAGCGGATCGAACTCGCCTCGCTCCATCTGTGCGTCGAGGCCGCCGAGGTCGGCGTCGGCGGCCGTCCAGAGTTGGGCGCTCATGAGCGTGCCGAGCGTGTAGGTCGGGAAGTAGCCGACGGCGCCGAGCGACCAGTGGATGTCCTGGAGGCACCCGTCGGCGTCGGTCGGTGGGGCGATCCCGAAGGACTCGGTCATCCGCTCGTTCCAGGCGCCGGGAAGGTCGCTCACGGCGAGGTCGCCCGAGAGCATCGCCCGCTCCAATTCGAACCGGAGGAGCACGTGGAGGTGGTACGTCAGCTCGTCGGCCTCGACGCGGATGAGCGACGGCTCGACGCGGTTGACGGCGCGGACGAAGGCGTCGCGCGGCACGTCCTGGAGATGCGGGAATCGAGCCTCCAGCATGGGATAGGCCCACGTCCAGAACGGCGCGCTCCGGGCGACGAGGTTCTCGTACAGCCGCGACTGGCTCTCGTGGACGCCGAGCGACGCGCCGTCCGCCAGCGGCGTGCCGGCCAACTCCGGCGCGAAGCCCTGCTCGTAGATCCCGTGCCCGGCCTCGTGGATCGTGCTGAAGAACGCCGTCGGGAAGAAATCGGGGTCGACGCGCGTGGTGATCCGGACGTCGGTGGCGCCGAAGGCGGTCGTGAACGGGTGGGCCGAGCGGTCCTGGCGGCCGTGGTCGAGGCTGTAGCCGAGCTGTTGGGCCACGTCGAGCCCGAAGGCCCACTGGGCGTCGGCGTCGAACGGCTGGCGGAGACACGCGTCGTCGGGTGGCTCGGTCCCGGCGACGGCGGCCACGAGCGGCACGAGGCCCTCGCGGAGCTCGGCGAACACAGCGGCCACTCCCGAGGCGGAGGCCCCGGGCTCGAAGGCGTCGAGCAGCGCGTCGTAGCGAGCGTCAGCACCGGACGGCGCGTAGCCCGGCCCCCGCTCCTCGGCCACGAGCGGGCGGACGAGGTCGGCCTCCTCCCGCGCCAACGCCAGGATCCGCTCGAGGTGCGGCGCGAAGAGTTCGAAGGAATCGGCCTCGCGGGCCGCCTTCCACGCCCCCTTCGCCCGGGCCGACGCCTCGGCCTTCTCCGACACGAGCCGCGACGGCAGGAGCGTCGCCCGCCGCCAGTCGCGCGCCGTCACGCGCAGGAGCGCCGCGTCGAGGTCGCTCTCGGCCGTGCCCGCCTCGATCCACTCGCCGACCCGCTCGTCGACGAACCGCTCGTGGGCGAACCGCCGGAGCGTGGCGACCTGCCGGCCCCGGGCCTCGGCGCCTCCCGGGGGCATGTACGTCTCCTGGTCCCACTCGAGGACGGCGGCGGCGTGGGCGAGGTCGGCCACCTCGGCGAGGCGCTGGAGGAGGGCGTCAGGGACGGGCATGGGGGAAGGGGGAGGGGGCGATCTGGAATGGTCCCGCCGACGGATTGAGTTCCCTTCCGTCGCCTCTCGCTGTCATCGCCCGGGAGCGGGCGCGCCCTAGAGCCGGAGGCCCCTCGGAATCAGGACCCGGCCGAGGAGCGAGAATAGGCCTTGGGCGAGGAGCGCGAGGACGGCGGCCGGGACGGCCCCTTCCAGAATCAGCCCGAGGTCGTCGAGGCGGATGCCCGTGAGGATCGGCTGGCCGTAGCCGCCGGCGCCGACGAGCGCGCCCAGCGTCGCCGTCCCGATGTTGATGACGGCGCTCGTCTGGATGCCGGCTAGGATCGACGGGGCCGCGAGCGGAAGTTCGATCCTCCACAGGCGCACCGAGGCGGGCAGGCCCAGCGCCGCCGCGCTCTCCTGCAGACCGGGCGCGATCCCCGTGAGCCCCGCGTGCGTGTTGCGGACGATGGGGAGGAGGCTGTACAGGAACAGCGCCGCGAGGGCCGGCGCCGCACCGATGCCCACGAGCGGGAGCATGAACACGAGGAGCGCCAGCGACGGGATCGTGTACGCCACGCCGACGGCCCCGAGCACGGGCGCCTCCAGCCCCCGCACCTTCGCCGCCGCGATGCCCAGCGGGACGGCGACAAGGATCGCCGCCAGCAGGGAGAGGCCGACGAGCGCGAGGTGCTCCTTCGTCCGCCGCCAGACGCGCTCGGCCCGGCCGGCCACCTCCACCTCGGCGTCGAGGCCGACGGACCCGCGGAGGAAGTCGGCGGCGACGACGGCCTCCGGCTGGCCGTCGAGCTTGACGCGGGCGTTGAGCGCGGCCATCGAGTCGGCGGAGAGGGTGCCGGCCAGACGCTGCCAGGCGGCGACGGCGTCGGGCGCGCGGTCCTCGAGATCGGCGCGGTAGAGGAGGACGGCGTCGTAGCGTGGGAAGAATGCGCGGTCGTCGTCCAGGACGCGGAGGCCGTAGTACGGGATCTCGGCGTCGGTCGAGTAGAGGTCGACGGCGTCGAGGTCGCCGGCCGCGAGGGCGCGGTAGGCGAGGTCGTGGTCGAGCCCGCGGACGTCGCGCTGGGGGAGGCCGTAGGCGTCGCGGAGGCCGGGCCAGCCGTCGGCGCGGTCGAGGAACTCGTTCGAGAAGCCCAGCCGGAGGTCGGGGTGCGTGCGGAGGTCGGAGACCGCCTCGATGCCGAGCGCCTCGGCCCGGTCCTCAGCCATCCCGATCGCGTACGTGTTGTTGAATCCGAGCGGCGGCGTCATCCGGATCCCCTCGCGGGCGAGCGCCTCCGCCAGCGCGTCGTCGGTCGCCACGTCCTCCCCCGAGAAGATCTCCTGGGCGAGCGTACCGGTGTACTCGGGGTAGGCGTCGAGGTCGCCGCGGAGCAGCGCGCTCCACAGCACGCGCGTTCCGCCGACCTCCCGTCGGTGCGTCGCCTCGACGCCCGCGCCCCGCGCCGCCTGTGCCGCGACCTCGCCCAGCACGACGCCCTCGGTGAACGTCTTTGACCCGACGACGACCTCGGTGTCCTGGGCCCCCGCGACGCCGGTGATCAGCAGAGAGAGAAGGACGGCCCGGATCACGGCAGCGCGTACCGCTGGGCCTCGACGAACGCCTCCACGAACGGCGTCGCGGGCGCGTCTGCGATCTCGGACAGCGTCCCGCGCTGGACGATCCGCCCGCCGTCCATGACCCCCACGCGGTCGGCGAGGACGGCGGCCTCGCGGAGGTCGTGGGTGACCAAAAGAACCGTCGCGCCGAGGTCGGTGATGAGGCGCCGGAGGTCGGATTGGAGCGCCTCGCGGGTGACGGGGTCGAGCGCGCCAAGCGGCTCGTCGAGCAAGAGCAGGTCGGGCCCGAGGACGAGCGCGCGGAGGAGCGCGACCCGCTGGCGCTGGCCGCCCGAGAGCTCGGCGGGGAAGCGGTCGAGGAGGGCCCGGTCGAGACGGACGAGCTCGGCGAGCTCCTCCAGCCGGCCGCCGAGGCGGGCGGCGTCCCAGCCGAGGTGGCGCGGGACGAGCGCGGCGTTCTCGCGGCCCGTGAGGTGCGGGAACAGGCCGCCGCCCTGGATCACGTAGCCCGCCCGCCGACGGACCGCCCCGACCGTCGCCGCCGTCACTTCGGTCCCGTCGACCGTGACGGTCCCGGCGTCGGGGACGATGAGGCGCAGCACCGACCGCACCAGCGTCGACTTCCCGCCGCCGCTCGTGCCAAGGAGGGCGACCGTCTCGCCCCGCGCCACGTCGAGGTCGGTGGGGTGGAGCGCGACGGCGGCCCCGTACCGTTTGGCGACGCCGCGGAGCCGGATCACGAGGGGAGAGGGGGACGAGAGAGCGAAGGTACGCGGGCCGTCGCGGGGACCCGACGGCCGCGTCGGACGTTTGCCTGTCGGAACAACCAATTGCACGATGGAGCTCGGCCTCTTCTCTTTTGCGGAGGTGCCGCCCGACGGCACCGACACGACCCGCCTCCGCGACCTCCTCGAGGAGATCGCCCTCGCCGATCAGGTCGGCCTCGACGTGTTCGGGGTCGGGGAGCACCACCGGAAGGACTACGCGGCGTCGGCCCCGGCCGTGGTCCTCGCCGCCGCCGCGGCCCGCACGGAGCGGATACGCCTGACGAGCGCCGTGACGGTCCTCTCGTCCGACGACCCGGTCCGCGTGTTCCAGGACTTCGCGACGCTCGACCAGCTCTCGAACGGGCGCGCCGAGATCCTCGTCGGCCGCGGGTCCTTTACCGAGTCGTTCCCGCTCTTCGGCTACGACCTCCGCGACTACGACACCCTCTTCTCCGAGAAGCTCGACCTGCTCCTCAAGCTCCGCGAGTCGGAGCGCGTGACGTGGAAGGGCCGGCTCCGCGCGCCGCTGAACGACCAGGCCGTGTACCCGCGGCCGGTCCAGACCCCGCTGCCCGTGTGGATCGCCGTCGGCGGCACGCCCGCCTCGGTGGCGCGCGCGGGGCGGCTGGGGCTGAACCTCGCCATCGCCATCATCGGCGGGCAGCCGGCCCGGTTCCGCCAACTCGTCGACCTCTACCGCCAGTCGGCCGCCGAGGCGGGGCACGACGCGGACGCGCTGAAGGTGTCGATCAACGGCCACGGCTTCATCGGCGAGACGGCCGGCGAGGCGGCCGAGGTCGCGCTCGGCCCGTTCACGGAGCGGATGGCCCAGATCGGCCGCGAGCGCGGGTGGCCCCCGCCGTCGGCCGCGCAGATGGCGGCGGAGCTCCGCCTCGAAGGCGCGCTCGTGCTGGGGAGCCCGCAGGAGGTGATCGACAAGATCCTGTACCAGCACGAGATCTTCGGACACGACCGGCACCTGCTCCAGCTGACGGTCGGCCCGCTGCACCACAAGGACGTGCTGCGGGCGATCGAGCGGTTCGGGACCGAGGTGGCCCCGGTCGTTCGGAAGGAGGTCGGGGTCCCGGCGTAGCGGACGAGGGCGGTCGGTCGGAACGCTCCGCTAGATTCGGGGCCGACCTGCCGTCCTCCCCGACCGACTCGCCATGCTCCGTCTCGCTTCTTCGGCCGTCCTCGCGCTCGTCCTCCTGACGGCTGCGCCCGCCTCGGCGCAGCACTTCCCCACCGACGACCCGGTGATCCGCGAGATCTGGACGGAGGGGATGGAGCGCTCGCAGACCGAGGCTCTCGCTCACCACCTCGTCGACGTGATCGGGCCGCGGCTGGCCGGCTCGCCCGGGCTGGTGCAGGCGCAGGACTGGCTCGTCGAGACCTACGAGGCGTGGGGCGTCCCGGTCCGGAAGGAAGAGTACGGGACGTGGAACGCGTGGCAGCCCGGCGCCCTCCACGTCGAGATGATCGCGCCCCGCGTGCAGCCGCTCGTGGCCGAGCTCCTGGCGTGGAGCCCGGGGACCGACGGCCCGGTCGAGGGCCCGGTGGTGATGCCGCCCGCGGACCTCACTGAGGAGACGGTGGAGGCGTGGCTCGCGACGGTCGAGGGCGCGTTCGTGCTCCTCGACGCGCCGGAGCCGATGTGCCGGGCCCCCCAGGAGCTCGAGGCGAACGCCCGCCCCGAGACGGTCGCTCGCCTCGACTCGCTCCGCGACGCCGCCCGGGCCGACTGGGCCGGGCGATACGCCGCGCTCGGCGGGGCCCAGGAGCGGACCCAGGCGCTCGAAGACGCGGGCATCG
This sequence is a window from Rubrivirga marina. Protein-coding genes within it:
- a CDS encoding carboxypeptidase M32; the encoded protein is MPVPDALLQRLAEVADLAHAAAVLEWDQETYMPPGGAEARGRQVATLRRFAHERFVDERVGEWIEAGTAESDLDAALLRVTARDWRRATLLPSRLVSEKAEASARAKGAWKAAREADSFELFAPHLERILALAREEADLVRPLVAEERGPGYAPSGADARYDALLDAFEPGASASGVAAVFAELREGLVPLVAAVAGTEPPDDACLRQPFDADAQWAFGLDVAQQLGYSLDHGRQDRSAHPFTTAFGATDVRITTRVDPDFFPTAFFSTIHEAGHGIYEQGFAPELAGTPLADGASLGVHESQSRLYENLVARSAPFWTWAYPMLEARFPHLQDVPRDAFVRAVNRVEPSLIRVEADELTYHLHVLLRFELERAMLSGDLAVSDLPGAWNERMTESFGIAPPTDADGCLQDIHWSLGAVGYFPTYTLGTLMSAQLWTAADADLGGLDAQMERGEFDPLLGWLREHVHRWGRAKTAGQILRDATGSDLDAGPWLTYAREKVQRLYGVGA
- a CDS encoding glycine betaine ABC transporter substrate-binding protein, with amino-acid sequence MRAVLLSLLITGVAGAQDTEVVVGSKTFTEGVVLGEVAAQAARGAGVEATHRREVGGTRVLWSALLRGDLDAYPEYTGTLAQEIFSGEDVATDDALAEALAREGIRMTPPLGFNNTYAIGMAEDRAEALGIEAVSDLRTHPDLRLGFSNEFLDRADGWPGLRDAYGLPQRDVRGLDHDLAYRALAAGDLDAVDLYSTDAEIPYYGLRVLDDDRAFFPRYDAVLLYRADLEDRAPDAVAAWQRLAGTLSADSMAALNARVKLDGQPEAVVAADFLRGSVGLDAEVEVAGRAERVWRRTKEHLALVGLSLLAAILVAVPLGIAAAKVRGLEAPVLGAVGVAYTIPSLALLVFMLPLVGIGAAPALAALFLYSLLPIVRNTHAGLTGIAPGLQESAAALGLPASVRLWRIELPLAAPSILAGIQTSAVINIGTATLGALVGAGGYGQPILTGIRLDDLGLILEGAVPAAVLALLAQGLFSLLGRVLIPRGLRL
- a CDS encoding NAD(P)-dependent oxidoreductase codes for the protein MQIAFLGLGAMGARMAAHLLDDHDLTVWNRSDGPADAFRERAAVAATPREAAEAADLVIAMVTDDRASRDVWTGPDGALAGMKSGAVAAEMSTVSPGWVREWAGLVTEAGGRPLDAPVSGSRPQAEGATLVVLVGGAADALETARPAFEAMGKSVQHVGGTGTGALVKLAVNALMGVGVAAAAELLAVLRRSGVDEATAAEVLGATPAAAPVVATAMRLMADGRHDPLFPVDLLDKDLRYALHVAAEAESAAPLVSAARAQFERAAEAGLGGKNMTAVAMLYDD
- a CDS encoding Atu2307/SP_0267 family LLM class monooxygenase; this encodes MELGLFSFAEVPPDGTDTTRLRDLLEEIALADQVGLDVFGVGEHHRKDYAASAPAVVLAAAAARTERIRLTSAVTVLSSDDPVRVFQDFATLDQLSNGRAEILVGRGSFTESFPLFGYDLRDYDTLFSEKLDLLLKLRESERVTWKGRLRAPLNDQAVYPRPVQTPLPVWIAVGGTPASVARAGRLGLNLAIAIIGGQPARFRQLVDLYRQSAAEAGHDADALKVSINGHGFIGETAGEAAEVALGPFTERMAQIGRERGWPPPSAAQMAAELRLEGALVLGSPQEVIDKILYQHEIFGHDRHLLQLTVGPLHHKDVLRAIERFGTEVAPVVRKEVGVPA
- a CDS encoding ATP-binding cassette domain-containing protein; this encodes MIRLRGVAKRYGAAVALHPTDLDVARGETVALLGTSGGGKSTLVRSVLRLIVPDAGTVTVDGTEVTAATVGAVRRRAGYVIQGGGLFPHLTGRENAALVPRHLGWDAARLGGRLEELAELVRLDRALLDRFPAELSGGQRQRVALLRALVLGPDLLLLDEPLGALDPVTREALQSDLRRLITDLGATVLLVTHDLREAAVLADRVGVMDGGRIVQRGTLSEIADAPATPFVEAFVEAQRYALP
- a CDS encoding PQQ-dependent sugar dehydrogenase, coding for MTRSIGFFAALWLAVAAAHAQGFYLEPLTEDGAFLFPTDVAVRPDGGYYVVDKRGYVFGVEPDGTVRSEVVLDLHTEVVSSGDRGLLGIALHPDFPERPDVYLYYTAYDRTTLDRETPFGVGRVTRYTMAGPGLWQADSASRTILLGESYDDGVPVCLPFHAGGTILFAPDRSLVLSFGDAGHAAYADVGGNEPDCFAEGRADPAVDVGAFRSQMLSSPNGKIVRIDPETGLGLPDNPFYTGDPADWASRVWALGLRNPFRFAIDPEADGLRLVIGDVGWGTWEEVDVSEGGENYGWPCYEGAALVPAFAATAPAGFDCEGPWTGAFTLPAAVWNHYYPERSAPPGVTANSITGGAFYTGAAYPEAYRGAFVFADFAIGWLSAGRFAEGQLEGAERIIEGAAGIVDVEMDPAQDALVLADLYNGRLLHLRHAGGGPTAPVARATADARTGAAPFAVQFRGADSLDPEGGALSYGWSFGDGAVSSDPDPVHVYEEPGAYVATLTVTSEAGRESQATVPVRVGRAAPTLTVVEPSARVVYGNELVPLHAEVTDPYEPAEALEVEWEVRLVHNVHEHPGFFRAEGARASFVALPHGEDGEVAFYEATARVTDGEGIRVSTSVALLLAAPGAVLAATTPIWTDGVARFGRRLRVRSVLLPGLDAIPEGVTVEVLIDGVWQPVVYPRVLMEPGGVRVVFVAVEADGLRVTNGLVEPQVRVDLGTTAGSPEGTVAGRIGDGPEFDPATSRDGALVLYGPASLGDVDAAPFVYGPLAEGGAVSATVDGTIDATAGVMVRTSLDPAAPAAALLVAPDGQVTLRVRTEAGIRLDSLGRAELPTRLQLYAGPVGLQAAVAKEDAWTVRATVAGWPRTGQLAGLVLGSGGFAWTRDLRLDTEDEVRGMTPPGTLGIASIAPNPTSGTTTVVVETGREGRHTVDVFDVLGRLVSTRELTADRPGLLPVRLDLSGQGPGVYAVRVRHPDSGTAVTQTLTVAR
- a CDS encoding DUF6624 domain-containing protein, whose protein sequence is MRPFVLLTLSLGLAACGGSSAFAPATPEAAAYRAALLDLREADQAPRTRLVDLLERYDRAPPDSLYRPLAREVQAADSVNLIRLEALVDERGWPLASEVGTWAAGAAWLVVQHAPLDVQLRYEPTIADAVEAGEAEPVWLAYLTDRILVRQGLPQRYGSEQRTDPDTGQRAFYPIEDPAAVDARRAAVGLDPIREYARRIGVPYPPEQ